The following coding sequences are from one Achromobacter sp. B7 window:
- a CDS encoding LapD/MoxY N-terminal periplasmic domain-containing protein gives MSILRQLLLSVTLAIGVILLGTLALSVNSAREYLSGQLQVQSTDAAVSLALSLSQPANNDPVLQELLVSALYDGGHFSLVRLADPDGKVLIERRSTATPKSVPAWFQKLAPLDTQPASHAVSDGWRQVGEVTLIANDSYAWEALWRSSLKMIALVIGAGVLWAVFAFVLVGWIKNRLLREISDHVRSIGRDTPPEQVEARVPELSGVVQALNQTRERVYASVEEQNAKIESLELELNQDPVTRLPNRKYFVNEFRRALEAPGVTGGHVLVFRQRDLADLNRHMPREFIDQWLRAACERIQGALKALNVSAPLLARLNGSDFALLLPGCAAPQAMMVAERLRTDLHATRIPVGEGHLCRWALAMTDYGQGSQAGPVLARLDFGLMRAESANSDQVVIAGATDMQSPSESGERAWKDAILTALEDHHFELATEHLLAADGTALRTEAMLMLRTAPDQVAIPATLFIPPAVRLDLVADCDLESVRLGLDWLADNPGELAVRVALPSLRGQKFFRQLALLLTERRPLAHRLYLEIDAHGLVECHEQIATLARVTSEFGAHIGVRRLAQQFGAVAQLHTLPLSYVKLGGGFVGGMSQSPGSQQLTASVLETARSLNIDVYAEDVPDAETQRILAGLGIAVMRGPGVKPAAGAASA, from the coding sequence ATGTCCATACTTCGACAGTTACTGCTCAGCGTTACCTTGGCAATCGGCGTCATTTTGCTGGGCACGCTGGCGCTTAGCGTGAATTCGGCGCGGGAATACCTGTCCGGCCAGTTGCAGGTGCAGAGCACCGACGCGGCCGTGTCGCTGGCGCTGTCCTTGTCGCAGCCCGCGAACAACGACCCGGTGTTGCAGGAATTGCTGGTGTCGGCGCTGTATGACGGCGGACATTTCTCGTTGGTGCGGCTGGCGGATCCGGATGGCAAGGTGCTGATCGAACGTCGCTCCACCGCCACGCCGAAGTCGGTGCCGGCATGGTTTCAAAAGCTGGCGCCGCTGGACACGCAGCCAGCCAGCCACGCGGTCAGCGACGGCTGGCGTCAGGTGGGTGAAGTGACCCTGATCGCCAACGATTCTTACGCCTGGGAAGCGCTGTGGCGCAGCAGCTTGAAGATGATCGCGCTGGTGATCGGTGCGGGCGTGCTGTGGGCGGTGTTTGCGTTCGTGCTGGTGGGCTGGATCAAGAACCGCCTGCTGCGCGAAATCAGCGACCACGTGCGCAGCATCGGGCGCGACACGCCGCCCGAACAGGTAGAGGCACGCGTACCCGAGTTGTCGGGCGTGGTGCAGGCACTGAACCAGACGCGCGAACGCGTCTACGCCAGCGTTGAGGAACAGAACGCCAAGATCGAATCGCTGGAACTGGAACTGAACCAGGACCCCGTCACGCGTCTGCCGAACCGCAAGTATTTCGTGAACGAATTCCGCCGCGCGCTGGAAGCGCCTGGCGTGACGGGCGGCCATGTGCTGGTGTTCCGTCAGCGCGATCTGGCCGACCTGAACCGCCACATGCCGCGCGAATTCATCGACCAGTGGCTGCGCGCCGCTTGCGAACGCATCCAGGGTGCCTTGAAGGCGCTGAACGTGTCGGCCCCGTTGCTGGCGCGCTTGAATGGTTCGGACTTTGCATTGCTGCTGCCCGGTTGCGCGGCGCCCCAGGCGATGATGGTTGCCGAACGGCTGCGCACCGATCTGCATGCCACCCGCATTCCCGTTGGCGAAGGGCATTTGTGCCGCTGGGCTCTGGCCATGACGGACTATGGCCAAGGCAGCCAGGCTGGCCCCGTGTTGGCAAGGCTGGACTTTGGATTGATGCGAGCCGAAAGCGCCAATAGCGATCAAGTGGTGATTGCGGGTGCGACCGACATGCAGTCCCCGTCGGAATCGGGTGAACGGGCGTGGAAGGACGCGATTCTGACCGCGCTGGAAGACCACCATTTCGAGCTGGCGACCGAGCATCTGTTGGCTGCCGACGGCACCGCGCTGCGCACCGAAGCGATGCTGATGCTACGCACGGCGCCCGACCAGGTCGCCATTCCCGCCACGCTGTTCATACCGCCGGCGGTGCGCCTGGACCTGGTGGCCGACTGCGATCTGGAATCGGTGCGCCTTGGCCTGGACTGGCTGGCGGACAACCCGGGTGAACTGGCGGTGCGCGTGGCGCTGCCGTCGCTACGGGGCCAGAAGTTCTTCCGTCAATTGGCGCTGTTACTGACCGAACGCCGCCCGCTGGCGCACCGCCTGTATCTTGAAATCGACGCGCACGGCTTGGTGGAATGCCACGAACAGATCGCCACGCTGGCGCGCGTGACCTCCGAGTTTGGCGCGCATATCGGCGTGCGCCGCCTGGCGCAGCAGTTTGGCGCCGTGGCGCAGCTGCACACCCTGCCCCTGTCCTATGTAAAACTGGGCGGCGGTTTTGTGGGCGGGATGTCGCAAAGCCCAGGCAGCCAGCAGTTGACGGCGTCGGTGCTGGAGACGGCACGTTCGCTGAACATCGACGTCTACGCCGAGGACGTGCCCGACGCCGAAACGCAGCGCATCCTGGCCGGCCTGGGCATTGCCGTGATGCGCGGACCGGGCGTCAAACCCGCGGCCGGCGCGGCATCGGCATAG
- a CDS encoding transglutaminase-like cysteine peptidase: protein MSSTHRFRSLRGLCRLVLLCLACVWGGSFALEVSSDRLQSLAASRYGPKGAKAVGNWLQLLRNPPPREERDKLTTANDFWNQSLLSGEDITLWKQADYWATPLESLGRGAGDCEDYVIGKYFTLLAMGVPANKLRFIYVRARVGGPASSSQVAHMVLGYYDTPNAVPLVLDSLISTILPATQRRDLTPVFSFNADGVYVDGKPAAPVDRLSRWRDLLQRMEREGIRP from the coding sequence ATGTCTTCGACTCACCGTTTCCGCAGCCTGCGGGGCCTATGCCGGTTGGTGTTGCTGTGCCTGGCTTGCGTCTGGGGCGGAAGTTTCGCCCTGGAGGTCAGCTCGGACCGGCTGCAAAGCCTGGCCGCCAGCCGCTACGGCCCGAAAGGCGCGAAGGCGGTGGGCAACTGGCTACAGCTGTTGCGCAACCCGCCCCCGCGCGAAGAGCGGGACAAGCTGACGACCGCGAACGATTTCTGGAATCAGTCCCTGCTGTCCGGCGAAGACATCACCCTTTGGAAGCAGGCAGACTACTGGGCCACGCCGCTGGAATCCCTGGGCAGGGGCGCCGGCGATTGCGAAGACTACGTCATCGGCAAGTACTTCACGCTGCTTGCGATGGGCGTGCCCGCCAACAAGCTGCGTTTCATTTACGTCCGCGCGCGCGTGGGCGGACCGGCCAGCAGCAGCCAGGTCGCCCACATGGTGCTGGGCTATTACGACACCCCCAACGCGGTCCCGCTGGTGCTGGACAGCTTGATTTCAACCATCCTGCCGGCTACGCAGCGACGCGACCTGACGCCGGTGTTCAGCTTTAACGCGGACGGCGTCTACGTGGACGGCAAGCCCGCCGCGCCGGTTGACCGCCTGAGCCGCTGGCGTGATCTACTTCAACGCATGGAACGGGAAGGCATCCGCCCCTGA